Proteins found in one Gordonia sp. PDNC005 genomic segment:
- a CDS encoding hydroxylase produces MMTRPIENIEAIADQIRDQGPEAEELGQLPDETAKKLKASGVMKLLAPAQYGGLEAHPREFAETVMKAASLDGATGWVCGIVGVHPWQMAFADPKVQEEVWGEDDNTWIASPYAPTGIARPVDGGYIFNGRWQFSSGTDHCDWIFLGAMLGTPEGDMALPPTMLHMILPRSDYTIVEDSWNVVGLKGTGSKDIIVKDAFVPSYRVMNGDHVIDGTAQAQAGMTKTLFKMPWSSMFPLGITSAVIGIAEGALACHLDYQRDRVGAQGVAVKDDPYNLFAIGEAAADINAARQELLANVDRIFDMVEAGEEITFADRAAGRRTQIRAAWRAVMAVDQIYARSGGNALRMDKPLQRFWRDVHAGLNHAIHVPSTPYHASALASMGLEVPDNLRSMI; encoded by the coding sequence ATCATGACCCGACCCATAGAGAACATCGAAGCGATCGCCGATCAGATCCGCGATCAGGGCCCCGAGGCCGAAGAACTCGGCCAGCTGCCCGACGAGACCGCGAAGAAGCTGAAGGCATCCGGCGTGATGAAGCTGCTCGCGCCCGCACAGTACGGCGGCCTCGAAGCACATCCGCGCGAGTTCGCCGAGACCGTCATGAAGGCCGCGAGCCTCGACGGCGCCACCGGATGGGTGTGCGGCATCGTCGGCGTCCACCCGTGGCAGATGGCGTTCGCCGACCCCAAGGTGCAGGAGGAGGTGTGGGGTGAGGACGACAACACCTGGATCGCCTCGCCGTACGCGCCGACCGGCATCGCACGCCCGGTCGACGGCGGCTACATCTTCAACGGTCGGTGGCAGTTCAGCTCCGGCACCGACCATTGCGACTGGATCTTCCTCGGAGCGATGCTCGGCACTCCCGAGGGCGACATGGCGCTGCCGCCGACCATGCTGCACATGATCCTGCCGCGCAGCGACTACACGATCGTCGAGGACTCGTGGAACGTCGTCGGCCTCAAGGGCACCGGCTCCAAAGACATCATCGTCAAGGACGCGTTCGTCCCGTCATACCGCGTGATGAACGGCGACCACGTCATCGACGGAACCGCGCAGGCTCAGGCGGGCATGACGAAGACCCTGTTCAAGATGCCGTGGTCGTCGATGTTCCCGCTCGGCATCACCTCCGCCGTCATCGGCATCGCCGAAGGCGCCCTCGCCTGCCACCTCGACTACCAGCGCGACCGTGTCGGTGCGCAGGGAGTCGCGGTCAAGGACGATCCGTACAACCTCTTCGCCATCGGCGAGGCGGCGGCCGACATCAACGCCGCCCGCCAGGAACTGTTGGCGAACGTGGACCGGATCTTCGACATGGTCGAGGCAGGCGAAGAGATCACCTTCGCCGATCGCGCAGCAGGTCGACGCACTCAGATCCGGGCCGCCTGGCGCGCAGTGATGGCCGTCGACCAGATCTACGCGCGATCCGGGGGCAACGCACTCCGCATGGACAAGCCGCTCCAGCGCTTCTGGCGCGATGTGCACGCGGGTCTGAACCACGCGATTCACGTGCCGAGCACCCCCTACCACGCGTCCGCCCTGGCCTCGATGGGCCTGGAGGTTCCAGACAACCTCCGCTCGATGATCTGA
- a CDS encoding IclR family transcriptional regulator, whose amino-acid sequence MTDNTPNAVLDRVSLVLDAFEGHARQNLAEIVRRTGLPRSSAHRMLERLVALRWLRRDGRDYELGMRLVELGSLAVHQDRLHSAAMPFLHELHRMTGFVIHLAVLQGSDVVYLEKIGEGLGKALPTRVGGRQPAHCTAIGKALLAHTDDIDQSAPLERRTRFSIASSSALTAELAKVRAHGVAFEREEAVARFGCVAVPIGEPGQAVAAISMCGPIEKMTFDNRLASPLRMAALGIWRNTADDAVRITPTLQQRRGFLPAAQRPVA is encoded by the coding sequence ATGACCGACAACACTCCCAACGCCGTCCTCGACCGCGTCTCCCTCGTCCTCGACGCCTTCGAAGGACATGCCCGGCAGAACCTCGCCGAGATCGTCCGCCGCACCGGACTGCCCCGGTCGTCCGCCCACCGCATGCTCGAACGTCTCGTTGCACTCCGCTGGCTACGCCGCGACGGCCGCGACTACGAACTCGGCATGCGCCTGGTGGAACTGGGTTCGCTCGCCGTGCACCAGGACCGCCTGCACTCGGCCGCGATGCCGTTCCTGCACGAGCTCCACCGGATGACGGGCTTCGTCATCCACCTCGCAGTCCTGCAGGGCAGCGACGTGGTGTACCTCGAGAAGATCGGCGAAGGTCTCGGCAAGGCGCTCCCGACCCGTGTCGGCGGTCGCCAGCCCGCACACTGCACGGCCATCGGCAAGGCACTGCTCGCGCACACGGACGACATCGACCAGAGCGCACCGCTGGAACGCCGCACACGCTTCTCGATCGCATCGTCGTCGGCACTCACTGCTGAACTCGCGAAGGTCCGCGCGCACGGCGTCGCCTTCGAGCGGGAAGAGGCCGTCGCACGATTCGGCTGCGTCGCCGTGCCGATCGGCGAACCCGGACAGGCCGTCGCCGCGATCTCGATGTGCGGTCCGATCGAGAAGATGACCTTCGACAATCGTCTCGCGTCACCCCTGCGAATGGCAGCCCTCGGCATCTGGCGGAACACCGCGGACGACGCGGTCCGCATCACGCCGACGCTTCAGCAACGGCGCGGTTTCCTCCCCGCAGCCCAGCGACCCGTCGCCTGA
- a CDS encoding FAD-binding protein yields the protein MDWTQEYDVIVAGSGGGGMCGAYTAAREGLSVLLVEASDKFGGTTAYSGGGGVWFPCNPVLMRAGTDDTIDDALTYYRSVVGDRTPADLQETYVRGGAPLIDYLEQDDNLKFEMLPWPDYFGKAPKARLDGQRHTMPTPFPVSDAPAYKDVVRGPLDVDRLGAPTPDYYIGGRALVARFLMALEPRHNATLQLNTALVDLVTENGEVTGVIVERDGKREAIRARRGVLLATGGFESNDTMRAEYGVPGVARDTMGPATNTGQAHRAGIAAGADTDLMDQAWWSPGLTHPDGRSAFALWFTGGIFVNQNGERFVNESAPYDRLGRDVLDQMAAGEVTLPFWMIYDDKEGVVPPCKAPNVSFSPTQEYVDAGLWHTADTLEELAAKIGVPADALVATVEKYNGHVPTGVDPDFGRGDEAYDRAFSGGEPPLVTVDQGPFHAAAFGVSDLGTKGGLTTDVTGNVLRADGSAIKGLYAAGNTMAAPSGTVYPGGGNPIGTSMLFSHLAVRAMADAKQEVSA from the coding sequence GTGGACTGGACGCAGGAGTACGACGTGATCGTGGCCGGATCGGGAGGCGGCGGCATGTGCGGCGCCTACACGGCCGCGCGTGAGGGCCTGTCGGTCCTCCTGGTGGAGGCGTCCGACAAATTCGGCGGAACCACCGCCTACTCGGGAGGCGGAGGCGTGTGGTTCCCGTGCAATCCAGTGTTGATGCGGGCGGGAACCGACGACACGATCGACGACGCCCTCACCTACTACCGATCGGTGGTCGGCGACCGCACCCCGGCCGACCTTCAGGAGACCTACGTCCGCGGCGGCGCGCCGCTCATCGACTACCTCGAACAGGACGACAACCTGAAGTTCGAGATGCTGCCGTGGCCCGACTACTTCGGCAAGGCGCCGAAAGCCCGCCTCGACGGGCAGCGCCACACGATGCCGACGCCGTTCCCCGTCTCCGATGCACCTGCCTACAAAGACGTGGTGCGCGGGCCGCTCGATGTCGACCGGCTCGGGGCTCCGACCCCCGACTACTACATCGGCGGACGCGCTCTGGTCGCCCGCTTCCTGATGGCTCTCGAACCCCGCCACAACGCGACGCTGCAGCTCAACACGGCTCTCGTCGACCTCGTGACCGAGAACGGCGAAGTGACCGGCGTGATCGTCGAGCGCGACGGAAAGCGTGAGGCGATCCGCGCTCGCCGCGGCGTGCTGCTCGCGACCGGCGGGTTCGAGAGCAACGACACCATGCGCGCCGAGTACGGTGTGCCCGGCGTCGCCCGCGACACGATGGGTCCGGCGACCAACACCGGACAGGCCCACCGGGCCGGCATCGCCGCTGGTGCAGACACCGACCTCATGGATCAGGCGTGGTGGTCACCCGGTCTGACGCACCCGGACGGCCGGTCGGCGTTCGCGCTGTGGTTCACCGGCGGCATCTTCGTCAACCAGAACGGCGAACGTTTTGTGAACGAGTCCGCGCCGTACGATCGCCTCGGCCGCGACGTCCTCGATCAGATGGCCGCCGGCGAGGTGACGCTCCCGTTCTGGATGATCTACGACGACAAGGAGGGCGTGGTGCCGCCGTGCAAGGCGCCGAACGTGTCGTTCTCACCCACCCAGGAGTACGTCGACGCGGGCCTGTGGCACACGGCGGACACCCTTGAGGAGCTCGCCGCGAAGATCGGCGTCCCCGCTGATGCTCTCGTCGCCACCGTCGAGAAGTACAACGGCCACGTCCCGACCGGTGTCGATCCCGACTTCGGGCGCGGCGACGAGGCCTACGACCGAGCCTTCTCCGGCGGCGAACCGCCTCTGGTGACTGTGGACCAGGGGCCGTTCCACGCTGCGGCGTTCGGCGTCTCTGACCTGGGGACGAAGGGCGGGCTCACAACCGACGTCACGGGCAACGTGCTCCGCGCCGACGGTTCCGCGATCAAGGGCCTGTACGCGGCGGGCAACACGATGGCCGCGCCCAGCGGCACCGTCTACCCCGGTGGCGGCAACCCCATCGGCACGTCGATGCTGTTCAGCCACCTGGCCGTTCGTGCGATGGCCGACGCGAAGCAGGAGGTTTCGGCATGA
- a CDS encoding PadR family transcriptional regulator, with the protein MQDESDGESRPLPDIPPTGWAVLGLLSSNESGSGYDVKKWADWSIGHFYWSPSFSQVYSEMKRLEKLGLARSWTEKSAGERSRRLYAVTEEGHRALEAWVMTGPVDLPILKHPVLMRIWLGHLSSPDRLKAILTDYMDQLRDLIKTAENDGELATIEPSWAYPRLALRWAHRHYQAELELAQDLYGEIDATYEALTPALDENGRLIPPAPDRWREVDAMARAAAEASTSTNDAAPE; encoded by the coding sequence GTGCAGGATGAATCCGACGGCGAGAGCCGGCCTCTCCCCGACATTCCGCCAACCGGGTGGGCGGTCCTCGGTTTGCTCAGCTCCAACGAGAGCGGATCAGGCTACGACGTGAAGAAGTGGGCCGACTGGTCGATCGGCCACTTCTACTGGAGCCCGTCGTTCAGCCAGGTGTACAGCGAGATGAAGCGCCTCGAGAAGCTGGGCTTGGCGAGGTCGTGGACGGAGAAGAGCGCAGGCGAGCGGTCGCGTCGGTTGTACGCGGTCACTGAGGAAGGTCACCGAGCGCTCGAAGCGTGGGTGATGACGGGGCCGGTAGACCTGCCGATTCTGAAGCACCCGGTCCTGATGCGCATCTGGCTCGGGCACCTGAGCTCTCCGGACCGTCTGAAGGCGATTCTGACCGATTACATGGATCAGCTTCGTGACCTGATCAAGACGGCCGAGAACGACGGCGAGTTGGCGACGATCGAGCCCTCGTGGGCGTATCCGAGGCTTGCGCTTCGCTGGGCGCATCGGCACTACCAGGCGGAACTGGAACTGGCGCAGGACCTCTACGGCGAGATCGACGCGACGTACGAGGCGTTGACGCCTGCGCTCGATGAGAACGGGCGCCTCATTCCGCCTGCCCCGGACCGCTGGCGTGAGGTGGACGCGATGGCACGAGCCGCCGCAGAGGCCTCGACATCGACGAACGACGCCGCCCCCGAGTGA
- a CDS encoding NAD(P)/FAD-dependent oxidoreductase: MSETVESVDVDVVVVGAGFGGLYALHRLRSDGKSVRLFEAGGGIGGVWYWNRYPGARCDVESVDYSYSFDEDLQQEWDWSEKYATQPEILRYVDHVATRFDLYRDISLNTRVEQIALDEDTLTWTVETDTGETVTARWVVLALGPLSNSNIPAIDGINDFAGPVLHTGRWPHEEVDFTGQRVGVIGTGSSGIQSIPEIAKQADHLTVFQRTANYSIPAGNRPLSDADRAAQKADYAERRRLSMASGGGSPHMAFPKNTLEATDQERQSAYEERWELGGVLFSKTFPDQLTSLEANGPAREFWESKVRAVIDDPDVAADLIPSDHPIGTKRICTDSGYFETYNRDNVELVNLRKAPIERIDATGVVTADGRHHDLDALVLATGFDAMTGSVAKINIVGRGGRTLNDEWAAGPRTYLGLGISGFPNLFNLTGPGSPSVLANMVLHSELHVDWISDAIAHVDEAGAAGFEARAEAVDEWVAECRRRAEGSLMVQANSWYLGANIPGRPRVFMPFVGGFGAYGDIIAKVAANDYDGFQLL, encoded by the coding sequence GTGAGTGAGACTGTGGAGTCCGTAGACGTCGACGTGGTGGTTGTCGGTGCAGGTTTCGGTGGGCTGTACGCTCTGCACCGCCTGCGTTCGGACGGCAAGAGCGTCCGGCTCTTCGAGGCGGGCGGCGGCATCGGCGGCGTCTGGTACTGGAACCGTTACCCCGGCGCACGCTGCGACGTCGAGAGCGTCGACTATTCGTACTCGTTCGACGAGGACCTCCAGCAGGAGTGGGACTGGAGTGAGAAGTACGCGACCCAGCCCGAGATCCTCCGATACGTCGATCACGTCGCGACACGTTTTGACCTGTACCGCGATATCAGCCTCAACACCAGGGTGGAGCAGATCGCCCTCGATGAGGACACGCTGACGTGGACGGTGGAGACCGACACCGGTGAGACTGTGACCGCTCGGTGGGTCGTCCTGGCACTCGGGCCGCTGTCGAACTCGAACATCCCCGCCATCGACGGGATCAACGACTTCGCCGGGCCTGTTCTGCACACGGGACGCTGGCCGCACGAAGAAGTCGACTTCACCGGGCAGCGTGTCGGTGTCATCGGAACCGGATCGTCCGGAATACAGTCGATTCCCGAGATCGCCAAACAGGCCGATCACCTCACGGTGTTCCAGCGCACCGCAAACTACAGCATCCCCGCCGGGAACCGCCCGCTGTCGGACGCGGATCGCGCCGCGCAGAAGGCCGACTACGCGGAGCGGCGTCGACTGTCGATGGCCAGCGGCGGCGGCTCGCCCCACATGGCGTTCCCCAAGAACACGCTCGAGGCCACCGATCAGGAGCGGCAGTCCGCGTACGAGGAACGTTGGGAGTTGGGCGGCGTGCTGTTCAGCAAGACGTTCCCCGACCAGCTGACGTCCCTCGAAGCCAACGGTCCCGCCCGCGAGTTCTGGGAGTCGAAGGTCCGCGCGGTGATCGACGACCCCGATGTCGCGGCCGACCTGATCCCGTCGGATCATCCGATCGGCACCAAGCGGATCTGCACCGACAGCGGCTACTTCGAGACGTACAACCGCGACAACGTCGAACTGGTGAACCTGCGGAAGGCCCCCATCGAACGGATCGACGCGACGGGTGTGGTCACCGCCGACGGACGGCATCACGACCTCGATGCGCTCGTCCTTGCAACCGGCTTCGACGCGATGACCGGCTCGGTCGCCAAGATCAACATCGTCGGACGCGGCGGTCGGACCTTGAACGACGAGTGGGCTGCCGGGCCACGCACATATCTCGGGCTCGGCATCTCCGGGTTCCCGAACCTGTTCAACCTGACCGGGCCCGGCAGTCCGTCGGTGTTGGCGAACATGGTGCTGCACTCGGAACTGCACGTCGACTGGATCTCCGACGCGATCGCTCATGTCGACGAGGCCGGTGCCGCGGGCTTCGAAGCCCGCGCCGAGGCGGTCGACGAGTGGGTCGCCGAGTGCAGGCGTCGCGCCGAGGGGTCGCTCATGGTGCAGGCCAATTCCTGGTATCTCGGGGCCAACATCCCCGGTCGTCCGCGAGTGTTCATGCCGTTCGTCGGCGGGTTCGGAGCGTACGGCGACATCATCGCGAAAGTCGCAGCAAACGACTACGACGGCTTCCAACTCCTCTGA
- a CDS encoding FAD-dependent oxidoreductase — protein MKTEYDVIVVGSGAGGLTAALAAADRGLSTLIIEKADVYGGSTALSGGGVWIPNSPQLERIGIVDSRESVRGYLDSIVGDHVPSANLDAFIDEGPKMMAFLDRSPHLKFQWCTGYSDYHPENPGGRPEGRSVEPLPFDIRALGEDADLLRSAALATPPGLYITQKDFVQLNMVTRTWKARRQALKTGVAAVIAVARKARMETLGRALAARLRLAVKDAHIPLWLSTPMESLVTDETGAVTGVEVTRDGSRLTLTARRGVILATGGFEHNQEMRDQYLPDGAGPNYSAASKDNTGDGIRAGQAVGAAVDLMDDAWWMPSMQLPNGVMQVLVAERSIPRSLIVDTSGRRFTNEASPYVTFTHAQLEGGHVDAWFVFDSRAKNRYPVGGIMPGQKFPASWIEDGLIHAADTVTELAQSIGVDPEGLGAEVTRINELADRGHDDDFGRGDSAYDRYYGDPSLPHPVLDSVDRAPYYAMRMRVGDLGTKGGLVYDENAQVTRADGSIIDGLYAVGNTSAAVMGNEYAGPGATIGPAMTFGWIAANHAADKPAEQRTAQPAVSE, from the coding sequence ATGAAGACCGAATACGACGTCATCGTCGTCGGCAGTGGTGCGGGCGGACTGACTGCGGCCTTGGCCGCCGCGGACCGGGGTCTGTCGACGCTCATCATCGAGAAGGCCGACGTCTACGGCGGCAGCACGGCGCTGTCGGGCGGCGGCGTGTGGATCCCGAACAGCCCCCAACTGGAGCGCATCGGCATCGTCGACAGCCGGGAGAGCGTGCGCGGCTACCTCGACTCCATCGTCGGAGATCACGTCCCGTCGGCGAATCTCGACGCGTTCATCGACGAAGGCCCGAAGATGATGGCCTTCCTCGACCGCAGTCCGCACCTGAAGTTCCAGTGGTGCACCGGCTATAGCGACTACCACCCGGAGAATCCCGGCGGCAGGCCCGAAGGTCGTTCGGTGGAGCCGCTGCCGTTCGACATCCGGGCACTCGGCGAGGACGCCGACCTACTGCGTTCGGCGGCCCTCGCCACTCCCCCGGGGCTGTACATCACGCAGAAGGATTTCGTGCAGCTCAACATGGTGACGCGCACGTGGAAGGCGAGGCGGCAGGCGCTGAAGACCGGCGTCGCCGCCGTCATCGCCGTAGCCCGCAAAGCCCGCATGGAGACGCTCGGTCGGGCGCTTGCGGCCCGACTGCGGCTGGCGGTCAAGGACGCCCACATCCCCTTGTGGTTGAGCACTCCGATGGAGTCTCTCGTCACCGATGAGACCGGAGCCGTCACGGGTGTCGAGGTGACGCGCGACGGCTCTCGTCTAACCCTCACCGCACGTCGTGGCGTGATCCTCGCGACCGGCGGGTTTGAACACAACCAGGAGATGCGCGATCAGTACCTCCCCGACGGAGCCGGGCCGAACTACAGTGCGGCGTCGAAGGACAACACCGGAGACGGAATCCGCGCGGGGCAGGCGGTCGGCGCCGCAGTCGATCTGATGGACGACGCCTGGTGGATGCCGTCGATGCAGCTTCCGAACGGCGTGATGCAGGTCTTGGTCGCCGAGAGGTCGATCCCCCGCTCGCTGATCGTCGACACCTCCGGCCGTCGATTCACCAACGAGGCGTCCCCGTACGTCACGTTCACTCACGCGCAGCTCGAAGGCGGACACGTCGACGCGTGGTTCGTCTTCGACTCGCGGGCGAAGAACCGCTACCCGGTCGGCGGCATCATGCCCGGCCAGAAGTTCCCGGCGTCGTGGATCGAGGACGGCCTCATCCACGCCGCCGACACCGTCACCGAACTCGCACAGTCGATCGGCGTCGACCCGGAGGGTCTGGGCGCCGAGGTGACCCGCATCAACGAACTCGCCGACCGCGGTCACGACGACGACTTCGGCCGGGGCGACAGCGCGTACGACCGGTACTACGGCGACCCCTCGCTCCCACATCCCGTGCTCGACTCGGTCGATCGTGCGCCGTACTACGCGATGCGCATGCGGGTCGGGGATCTCGGCACCAAGGGTGGCCTCGTCTATGACGAGAACGCACAGGTCACGCGTGCAGACGGCTCGATCATCGACGGCCTGTACGCCGTCGGCAACACATCCGCCGCGGTGATGGGCAACGAATACGCGGGCCCCGGCGCCACGATCGGACCCGCGATGACATTCGGGTGGATCGCAGCCAATCACGCCGCCGACAAGCCCGCCGAGCAGCGGACCGCACAGCCGGCGGTCTCCGAATGA
- a CDS encoding alpha/beta fold hydrolase has protein sequence MTDVDYDATLRELQTPQGVLRYHEYGDGPPLVLLHGSGPGVTGWRNYRGNLGLFGEHFRCLVLEFPGFGVSDDWGGHPMVTAGAALGAFVDALGLDTFDVVGNSMGGGVGIGYDIANPGRIRRLVTIGGIGRNIFSPGPGEGIKLLQEFTENPTREGLIQWLHSMVYDPAVVTDQLIEERWALATEPGTLESARRMYGKAAFAAMIQAMNASDAPPQWAMMHKVSAKTLLTWGRDDRVSPLDMALVPMRTIPDAELHVFPNCGHWAMIEAKAAFERTVMGFLLES, from the coding sequence ATGACGGACGTCGACTACGACGCCACTCTTCGTGAACTGCAGACGCCTCAGGGTGTGCTGCGCTATCACGAGTACGGCGACGGCCCTCCCCTCGTGCTGCTGCACGGCTCGGGCCCCGGCGTGACCGGCTGGCGCAACTACCGCGGCAACCTCGGCCTGTTCGGCGAGCACTTCCGGTGCCTCGTCCTCGAGTTCCCCGGCTTCGGCGTGAGTGACGACTGGGGCGGCCATCCCATGGTCACCGCCGGAGCGGCGCTCGGCGCGTTCGTCGATGCGCTCGGGTTGGACACGTTCGACGTCGTCGGCAATTCGATGGGCGGAGGCGTCGGCATCGGCTACGACATCGCGAACCCGGGCCGCATCCGACGGCTCGTCACCATCGGCGGCATCGGGCGGAACATCTTCAGCCCGGGTCCCGGTGAGGGCATCAAGCTCCTGCAGGAGTTCACTGAGAACCCCACCCGCGAGGGCCTGATCCAGTGGCTGCATTCGATGGTCTACGACCCAGCTGTCGTCACGGACCAGCTCATCGAGGAGCGCTGGGCGCTCGCGACCGAACCCGGCACGCTGGAGAGCGCGCGCCGCATGTACGGCAAGGCCGCGTTCGCCGCGATGATCCAGGCGATGAACGCCTCGGACGCGCCCCCGCAATGGGCGATGATGCACAAAGTGTCGGCGAAGACCCTTCTGACCTGGGGTCGAGACGATCGTGTGAGCCCACTCGACATGGCCCTCGTGCCGATGCGCACCATCCCCGACGCCGAGCTCCACGTGTTCCCGAACTGCGGACACTGGGCGATGATCGAGGCAAAAGCGGCATTCGAACGCACCGTGATGGGCTTCCTGCTCGAGTCCTGA
- the bphC gene encoding biphenyl-2,3-diol 1,2-dioxygenase: MTDIKSLGYIKVQTHDMDRWRTFAFDVLGFAKGSGPDENALYLRMDERAARIVIVEGETDEIVTIGWEVRDGKALARVRDAVTAAGVSVTDLSGEEADARRIEAGISFTDPAGATLEVFHGPILDHSPIVTPFGSTFVTGGQGLGHVVLPVMDLNGAFEFYQDVLGFLPRGAMRIPAPPEFGPVRIRFMGVNERHHSLALCPAPHGGAPGLIHVMVEVDTLDAVGQALDRVVKDGFSLSSTLGRHTNDKMVSFYVRAPGGWDIEFGCEGMKVDEAHYTSEEITADSYWGHDWSGSEPLAAM, translated from the coding sequence ATGACCGACATCAAGAGCCTTGGCTACATCAAGGTCCAGACCCACGACATGGACCGCTGGCGCACTTTCGCGTTCGACGTCCTCGGCTTCGCGAAGGGCTCCGGCCCCGACGAGAACGCTCTGTACCTGCGGATGGACGAGCGTGCAGCGCGCATCGTCATCGTCGAGGGCGAGACCGACGAGATCGTCACCATCGGCTGGGAGGTCCGCGACGGCAAGGCGCTCGCACGCGTCCGCGACGCCGTCACCGCAGCAGGCGTGAGCGTCACCGACCTGTCAGGCGAGGAGGCGGATGCCCGCCGCATCGAAGCCGGCATCTCGTTCACCGACCCCGCCGGCGCGACTCTCGAGGTCTTCCACGGACCAATCCTCGATCACAGCCCGATCGTGACCCCGTTCGGTTCCACATTTGTGACCGGCGGGCAGGGTCTCGGCCACGTCGTGCTCCCGGTGATGGATCTGAACGGTGCATTCGAGTTCTACCAGGACGTGCTCGGCTTCCTCCCCCGCGGCGCCATGCGCATCCCGGCGCCGCCGGAGTTCGGACCGGTCCGCATCCGGTTCATGGGCGTCAACGAGCGTCACCACAGCCTCGCGCTGTGCCCGGCACCGCACGGCGGCGCACCCGGCCTCATCCACGTGATGGTCGAGGTCGACACCCTCGACGCCGTCGGCCAGGCACTCGACCGCGTCGTCAAGGACGGGTTCTCCCTGTCGTCGACGCTGGGCCGCCACACGAACGACAAGATGGTGTCGTTCTACGTCCGCGCACCCGGCGGCTGGGACATCGAGTTCGGCTGTGAGGGCATGAAGGTCGACGAGGCCCACTACACGTCGGAAGAGATCACCGCAGACAGCTACTGGGGCCACGACTGGTCCGGAAGCGAGCCGCTCGCAGCGATGTGA
- a CDS encoding VOC family protein has product MTTGNIVQNGYVVDDLDAAVEHWIRTTGIGPWTVFRNVTLDGEFRGETTTVTMNVAMGYSGELQVELMQITSSTPSPYADDDGSPLLGLHHVAWITDDLDASIAAAERSGLSVLFRAGNEMTRVAYLESADQPGLVVEYIEGGMMRELIAAGVAAARHWDGTDPVRELG; this is encoded by the coding sequence ATGACCACCGGAAACATCGTCCAGAACGGATACGTCGTCGACGATCTCGACGCTGCCGTCGAACACTGGATCCGGACCACCGGAATCGGACCGTGGACAGTGTTCCGCAACGTCACACTCGACGGCGAGTTTCGCGGTGAGACCACAACAGTGACGATGAACGTCGCGATGGGCTACAGCGGCGAGCTGCAGGTCGAGCTGATGCAGATCACGTCGTCGACCCCTTCTCCGTACGCCGATGACGACGGGTCTCCCCTGCTCGGGCTCCACCACGTCGCCTGGATCACCGACGACCTCGACGCCTCCATCGCCGCCGCGGAACGCAGCGGACTGTCCGTCCTGTTCCGCGCAGGCAACGAGATGACACGCGTCGCCTACCTGGAATCCGCTGACCAGCCGGGTCTGGTCGTGGAGTACATCGAGGGCGGCATGATGCGCGAACTGATCGCCGCGGGCGTCGCCGCCGCCCGCCACTGGGACGGGACCGATCCCGTCCGTGAACTCGGCTGA
- a CDS encoding SgcJ/EcaC family oxidoreductase: MSEPDIHATIRTYLDTVATGDAAAVAALYAPDATLEDPVGSDVRRGRDAIAEFYGGLAGAELTTELLTARVCGLQAAFAFRVVTTAGDAKYVVEPIDVMTFDADGLITSMRAFWAPSDMTVA, encoded by the coding sequence ATGTCCGAACCCGACATCCACGCCACCATCCGCACCTACCTGGACACCGTCGCCACCGGCGACGCTGCGGCCGTCGCCGCGCTCTACGCACCCGACGCCACCCTCGAAGACCCGGTCGGCTCCGACGTCCGGCGTGGCCGCGACGCGATCGCCGAGTTCTACGGCGGCCTCGCAGGCGCCGAACTCACCACAGAGCTGCTGACCGCGCGTGTCTGCGGACTGCAGGCCGCATTCGCATTCCGCGTCGTCACGACCGCAGGCGATGCGAAGTACGTCGTCGAACCGATCGACGTCATGACGTTCGACGCCGACGGCCTCATCACGTCGATGCGTGCCTTCTGGGCGCCGTCCGACATGACCGTCGCCTGA